GCGTGAGGAGGCTCGCCGCCTCGGCCTCAGCGGCTGGGTGACCAACCTCGAGTCTGGCGACGTGGAGGTCGCGGCCGGGGGAACGGCCGCTTCGCTGGAGCGATTACGGGCCGCGCTGCGCGTCGGGCCCGCGGGCGCCGCG
This region of Longimicrobiaceae bacterium genomic DNA includes:
- a CDS encoding acylphosphatase: MHFLHVRVNGRVQGVGFRWFVREEARRLGLSGWVTNLESGDVEVAAGGTAASLERLRAALRVGPAGAAVMDIEELAGEVPKPLPYPFNIHR